A window from Candidatus Rickettsiella viridis encodes these proteins:
- a CDS encoding helix-turn-helix transcriptional regulator, which yields MVISKREKDAVWNNVFVREGDYYSSLAELSLLNKDIRNPSFLQLRIETLFLAHKYPKSSIFLTKFSEQELGCLLLAAWGFEIGETAEILGLKEDSINKCRANISKKLGTRNIPHSVFIATQAGILTFDNVDFILQPKNKTTQHIKKI from the coding sequence ATGGTTATTAGCAAAAGAGAAAAAGATGCGGTATGGAACAATGTTTTTGTACGGGAAGGAGATTACTATAGTTCTTTAGCGGAATTATCTTTATTAAATAAGGACATTCGAAATCCTTCTTTTTTGCAGCTTAGAATAGAAACATTGTTTTTAGCACATAAATATCCAAAGAGTTCTATTTTTTTAACTAAGTTTTCAGAACAAGAACTTGGTTGTCTGCTTTTAGCAGCTTGGGGATTTGAAATAGGAGAAACAGCAGAAATACTTGGACTTAAGGAGGATAGTATCAATAAGTGTCGGGCAAATATTTCTAAAAAATTAGGGACTAGGAATATTCCTCACTCGGTTTTTATAGCAACCCAGGCAGGAATTTTAACGTTTGATAACGTTGATTTTATTCTTCAACCTAAAAATAAAACCACTCAACACATTAAAAAAATATAA
- the ftsB gene encoding cell division protein FtsB: MKPFIIILTVLFLVLQYKLWFEKDGFWRVQRLKQEIAKQTQENLQLSQRNETLVAEIKDLKVGKAALEAHARNDLNMVKPNELFYLIVDKDKKK; encoded by the coding sequence ATGAAACCTTTTATCATTATTCTAACCGTACTTTTTTTAGTGTTGCAATATAAATTATGGTTTGAAAAAGACGGCTTTTGGCGAGTGCAGCGGCTTAAGCAAGAGATTGCAAAGCAAACGCAAGAAAATTTGCAGCTAAGTCAACGTAACGAAACCTTAGTGGCAGAAATTAAGGATCTTAAAGTAGGTAAAGCCGCATTAGAGGCGCATGCACGTAATGATTTAAATATGGTAAAGCCAAATGAATTATTTTATCTTATTGTCGACAAGGATAAAAAAAAGTAG
- the lolD gene encoding lipoprotein-releasing ABC transporter ATP-binding protein LolD: protein MSNLNTDKPLLACTNLTKTFHDGSLYVEVLKSINFSVQARERIAIVGPSGSGKSTLLHLLGGLDQVSSGQVSLAGHDLATLSEVKRSHLRNRYLGFIYQFHHLLPEFTVLENTCIPLLLADVNPLVAEKKALALLKKVGLLARQQHKLGELSGGERQRTAIVRALVNDPLCILADEPTGNLDSHTAEQVYQTLLELNEASNTSLIIVTHDRKLASRMDRILQMNDGQLISI from the coding sequence ATGAGTAATCTCAATACAGACAAGCCCCTTCTCGCTTGCACCAATCTAACAAAAACATTTCACGATGGTTCGCTGTATGTAGAAGTATTAAAATCGATTAACTTTTCAGTTCAAGCGCGTGAGCGCATTGCTATCGTGGGTCCCTCCGGATCAGGAAAAAGTACACTACTTCACCTACTTGGCGGCCTTGATCAAGTTAGCAGCGGTCAAGTTTCTCTAGCCGGACATGATCTTGCTACTCTGAGCGAAGTAAAACGCAGCCATTTAAGAAATCGTTATCTAGGATTTATTTATCAATTTCATCATTTACTACCTGAGTTTACGGTATTAGAAAATACCTGCATCCCTTTATTATTAGCCGATGTTAATCCGCTAGTAGCAGAAAAGAAAGCCTTAGCTTTGCTAAAAAAAGTGGGGCTATTGGCACGGCAGCAGCATAAATTAGGCGAGCTTTCGGGTGGAGAACGTCAACGCACAGCTATTGTAAGAGCTTTGGTCAACGATCCGCTATGTATTTTAGCGGATGAGCCTACTGGTAATCTGGATAGCCATACCGCAGAACAAGTTTATCAAACACTACTCGAATTAAATGAAGCTTCTAACACAAGTCTTATTATTGTAACGCACGACCGAAAGCTCGCGAGTCGCATGGATCGTATCTTACAGATGAACGATGGGCAATTAATCTCTATTTAA
- the eno gene encoding phosphopyruvate hydratase, with the protein MSKIKSITAYEILDSRGNPTIETELVLVSGEKVSACVPSGASTGSLEALELRDNDSNRYQRKGVLKAVHHVNSIIQKRLIGKEVDDQENLDKEMIALDGSPNKENLGANAILSVSLAIAKAAALNRGQELYEYLASLAAHPSSEKFIMPVPMMNIINGGAHADNNLDIQEFMVLPIGASSFSEALRAGVEIFQALKTSLKKKGFNTNVGDEGGFAPDLRSHSEAIDCILEAIVQAGYTAGKDIYLGLDAASTEFYKEGKYCLENKKLNQEEWIAYLENLAKQYPIISIEDGMAEADEAGWVALTQRLGKKVQLVGDDLFVTNPTLFAQGIHKRLANAILIKFNQIGTLSETLQAIALAKKANYAAIISHRSGETEDTTIADLAVGTGVGQIKTGSACRTDRVAKYNRLLRIEASLKEKSIYAGASTFSRFLNG; encoded by the coding sequence ATGTCAAAAATTAAATCTATCACTGCGTATGAAATTTTAGATTCACGCGGAAACCCAACCATTGAAACTGAATTAGTTTTAGTTTCAGGCGAAAAGGTAAGTGCTTGTGTTCCTTCGGGTGCTTCCACGGGCTCCTTAGAAGCGTTGGAGCTAAGGGATAATGATTCAAACCGTTATCAGCGAAAAGGTGTTTTAAAAGCAGTTCATCATGTTAATAGCATTATTCAAAAAAGGTTGATAGGAAAAGAGGTTGATGATCAGGAGAACTTAGATAAAGAAATGATAGCTTTAGATGGTTCGCCGAATAAAGAAAATCTAGGTGCTAATGCGATTCTATCGGTTTCCTTAGCGATTGCTAAAGCAGCGGCTTTAAATCGAGGTCAAGAATTATATGAATATTTAGCTAGCTTGGCTGCTCACCCATCGAGTGAAAAGTTTATTATGCCTGTTCCGATGATGAATATTATTAATGGGGGAGCGCATGCGGATAATAATCTTGATATTCAAGAGTTTATGGTCTTGCCTATAGGTGCTTCTTCTTTTAGCGAAGCGCTACGTGCCGGTGTAGAAATTTTTCAGGCCTTAAAAACATCGCTTAAGAAAAAAGGTTTTAATACCAATGTGGGGGACGAAGGCGGTTTTGCGCCTGATTTGCGATCACATAGTGAAGCGATTGACTGTATTTTAGAAGCGATTGTGCAAGCGGGTTATACAGCAGGTAAAGATATTTATTTAGGTTTGGATGCGGCCAGTACGGAATTTTATAAAGAAGGAAAGTATTGTTTAGAGAATAAAAAATTAAATCAAGAAGAATGGATTGCTTATTTAGAAAATTTAGCTAAACAATATCCTATCATTAGCATTGAAGATGGCATGGCCGAAGCAGATGAAGCTGGTTGGGTAGCATTGACACAACGATTAGGCAAAAAGGTACAGCTGGTCGGTGATGATTTATTTGTAACAAACCCCACTTTATTTGCGCAAGGGATTCATAAGAGATTGGCGAATGCTATTTTGATTAAATTTAACCAAATTGGAACCTTAAGTGAGACATTGCAGGCTATTGCGCTTGCAAAAAAAGCTAACTATGCGGCTATTATTTCTCACCGTTCGGGTGAGACTGAAGATACGACGATTGCAGATTTAGCAGTGGGTACCGGTGTGGGTCAGATTAAAACAGGATCAGCGTGTCGCACCGATCGTGTGGCTAAATATAATCGTTTATTACGTATTGAAGCTAGTTTGAAAGAAAAATCGATTTATGCTGGAGCTTCGACTTTTTCCCGATTTTTAAATGGCTAA
- a CDS encoding Rpn family recombination-promoting nuclease/putative transposase, whose product MSVTIHQPHDKLAKYSLTDKKIAIDFLKKNLPAKIYARIDIVTLELTDKSFITSQFKSFHADIIYRCQMGGKEGFIFFLIEAESSAKDELIAFRKLQYIIGAMDQHLRQGHKKLPIILPICVYNGSTSPYPYSCDVYDCFNNPEFAREIAFKPFILIDLTILSDEEIAQHGLAALMEMLLKHSHAKNFVARLKKSLGLIKDNLSQFDKGYREFVIKYILNETRDEAPDALKQLIDTLNIIFPKEKNLIMTFAQQLQQQGLQQGLQQGEYRIQIAIAKKLIVQGKSVQYVQDLTGLSENEVMNLVNRH is encoded by the coding sequence ATGTCAGTGACCATTCATCAGCCGCATGACAAATTAGCGAAATATTCACTCACAGATAAAAAAATTGCCATTGATTTTCTTAAAAAGAATCTACCTGCTAAAATTTATGCACGAATTGATATTGTAACATTAGAACTGACGGATAAAAGTTTTATTACATCTCAATTTAAATCGTTCCATGCTGATATTATTTATCGGTGCCAAATGGGTGGGAAAGAAGGGTTTATTTTCTTTTTGATAGAGGCTGAATCCAGTGCTAAAGATGAACTCATCGCCTTTAGAAAGCTTCAATACATTATAGGGGCTATGGATCAACACCTTCGGCAAGGACATAAAAAATTACCTATTATATTACCCATCTGTGTATATAACGGCTCAACTTCTCCTTATCCTTATTCTTGTGATGTATATGATTGTTTTAATAATCCTGAGTTTGCCAGAGAGATAGCTTTCAAGCCATTTATCTTGATTGATTTAACTATCTTATCGGATGAGGAGATCGCACAGCATGGCTTAGCGGCTCTTATGGAGATGTTACTCAAACATAGCCATGCAAAAAACTTTGTAGCCCGACTGAAGAAAAGTCTAGGGCTCATTAAAGATAACCTTAGCCAATTCGATAAAGGATACCGAGAGTTTGTGATAAAATATATCCTCAATGAGACACGGGATGAGGCGCCAGATGCGCTTAAACAACTTATTGATACACTGAATATTATTTTCCCTAAGGAGAAAAACCTTATTATGACATTTGCACAACAACTTCAGCAGCAAGGCTTGCAACAGGGCTTGCAACAAGGTGAATACCGTATACAGATTGCTATAGCTAAAAAGCTTATAGTCCAAGGCAAGTCAGTTCAATATGTTCAGGACCTAACGGGTCTGTCAGAAAATGAAGTGATGAATTTAGTCAATAGGCATTAA
- the kdsA gene encoding 3-deoxy-8-phosphooctulonate synthase translates to MKLLDFEIGLDKPLFLIAGPCVIESEQLAMDTAGQLKEITQRLKIPFIYKSSFDKANRSSSESFRGLGIEEGLRILEKVKKALQLPILTDVHEDTPLSEVASVVDVMQTPAFLCRQTNFIQNVAKQGLAINIKKGQFLSPWEMSNVVKKAREVSEGVIMVCERGVSFGYNNLVSDMRSLAVMRETACPVVFDATHSVQLPGKEGGRSGGQREFIPVLARAAVAVGIAGLFMETHPNPEKALSDGPNAWPLGKMEALLETLKELDQLVKKTMLIETTL, encoded by the coding sequence ATGAAGTTGCTTGATTTTGAGATAGGCTTAGATAAACCCTTATTTTTGATAGCAGGTCCCTGCGTCATTGAAAGTGAACAATTAGCGATGGATACGGCAGGGCAACTCAAGGAAATAACCCAACGATTGAAAATACCTTTTATCTATAAATCTTCGTTTGATAAGGCTAATCGTTCTTCCAGTGAGAGTTTTCGGGGATTAGGCATAGAAGAGGGATTGCGTATTTTAGAAAAGGTAAAGAAAGCATTACAACTTCCTATCCTCACCGATGTTCATGAGGATACGCCTTTAAGCGAAGTGGCCAGTGTGGTTGATGTGATGCAAACGCCAGCATTTTTATGTAGACAAACTAATTTTATTCAAAATGTGGCAAAACAAGGGTTAGCTATCAATATCAAAAAGGGTCAATTTCTTTCCCCATGGGAAATGTCTAACGTCGTGAAAAAGGCGCGTGAGGTTAGCGAAGGCGTCATCATGGTTTGTGAAAGAGGCGTTTCTTTTGGGTATAACAACCTTGTTTCAGATATGCGCTCACTTGCTGTCATGCGAGAAACAGCTTGCCCAGTCGTATTTGATGCAACACATTCTGTGCAGTTGCCTGGAAAAGAAGGTGGGCGAAGTGGTGGTCAACGGGAGTTTATACCCGTTTTAGCGCGTGCCGCGGTTGCAGTCGGTATTGCCGGACTCTTTATGGAAACCCATCCTAATCCTGAAAAAGCATTAAGTGATGGGCCTAATGCGTGGCCTTTAGGTAAAATGGAAGCACTATTGGAAACACTAAAAGAATTAGATCAACTTGTTAAGAAAACGATGTTGATAGAAACAACTTTATAA
- the sohB gene encoding protease SohB, translating into MSFLLQYSEFLLKLSTLVLAILILAAGLFAIARKAKEQARLKLCINKLNTKYQEFADVLNAEILTKSAKKKITKEKKIKLKKQSKQANKHIFVLNFQGDIKGSAVCGLREEITAILQVATPQDEVVLKLESGGGMVSPYGLAASQLQRLKNKRIPLTISIDKIAASGGYLMACVADKILAAPFAIIGSIGVVAQLPNFHRFLKKRDIDFELLTAGEYKRTLTMFGENTEKAREKTKEDLEEIHRLFKQFIEANRKQVNITQVATGAHWLAKDALELKLVDELITSDDYLMNQACSNHADIYELKFLMKKSVADKLSEKLTHMTSHLDWFK; encoded by the coding sequence ATGTCATTCCTTCTGCAATATAGTGAATTTTTATTAAAACTCAGCACGCTGGTACTCGCTATTTTAATACTTGCCGCTGGCCTATTTGCCATTGCACGCAAGGCAAAAGAACAAGCACGGCTTAAACTCTGTATTAACAAACTCAATACTAAGTACCAAGAGTTCGCTGATGTACTCAATGCAGAAATTCTAACTAAATCTGCAAAAAAGAAGATAACAAAAGAAAAAAAAATCAAACTCAAAAAACAAAGCAAACAAGCAAACAAGCATATTTTTGTTTTAAACTTCCAAGGTGACATTAAAGGCTCCGCTGTCTGCGGATTACGCGAAGAAATCACGGCTATTCTCCAAGTCGCTACGCCACAAGATGAAGTCGTATTGAAATTAGAAAGCGGTGGCGGCATGGTTTCTCCCTACGGTTTAGCTGCCTCACAATTACAACGCTTAAAAAACAAACGAATTCCTCTAACCATCTCTATCGATAAAATTGCTGCGAGTGGCGGCTATTTAATGGCCTGCGTTGCAGATAAAATTCTAGCCGCCCCTTTTGCTATTATTGGTTCTATTGGCGTTGTTGCGCAATTACCGAACTTCCACCGCTTCTTAAAAAAAAGAGATATTGATTTTGAATTACTAACCGCCGGCGAATACAAACGTACCTTAACTATGTTTGGTGAAAATACTGAAAAAGCACGTGAAAAAACTAAAGAGGATCTTGAAGAAATTCATCGTTTATTTAAACAGTTTATCGAAGCCAATAGAAAACAAGTTAACATAACCCAAGTCGCCACGGGTGCTCATTGGCTTGCCAAGGATGCGCTTGAACTAAAATTAGTCGATGAACTCATCACCAGCGATGATTATTTAATGAATCAAGCTTGCAGCAACCATGCTGATATTTATGAGTTAAAATTCCTCATGAAAAAATCAGTCGCCGATAAATTGAGCGAAAAGCTAACACATATGACGAGCCATTTAGATTGGTTTAAATAA
- a CDS encoding PAS domain-containing sensor histidine kinase, which produces MKEILNENLLELYEPIIKNYIYKELPINIFVSNKDGYIVWGNSRVIGTLNETKETFMGKHLSTWGDENWNNCKKVIETGHEYTEEEIGLDNHIYLTTRKPIPVENGCDIAGVIGLSLDITDRKQAEMTKCEFLMNMGHELRTPFCGIITVLELLYGKEEDLKKKSLLEMSLYSSKRLLKFMNDIQEVSRLGHLPLDEELCNMKEMLANIILFLMPTTEMKKLEIEASCTGKETMINRYRIEKILLNLMGNAVKFTEQGTITVSIKISSMLTIVVSDTGIGIDKKHHEKIFENFFKVVASYKKDEYAGIGKGLYLVKRYTEELQGSISVQSALGKGSVFTVMIPTRR; this is translated from the coding sequence ATGAAAGAGATATTAAATGAGAATTTATTAGAGTTATATGAGCCTATCATCAAGAATTACATTTATAAAGAACTGCCCATAAACATTTTTGTTTCAAACAAAGACGGATATATTGTATGGGGAAATAGTCGAGTAATAGGTACATTAAACGAAACAAAAGAAACATTTATGGGAAAACATCTTTCGACGTGGGGAGATGAAAATTGGAATAACTGTAAAAAAGTGATTGAAACAGGTCATGAATATACAGAAGAAGAAATAGGACTTGATAACCACATCTATTTAACCACTAGAAAACCAATTCCAGTTGAAAATGGATGTGATATTGCTGGGGTCATAGGGCTTTCTCTTGATATTACTGATAGAAAACAAGCTGAAATGACTAAATGTGAATTTTTGATGAACATGGGTCATGAACTACGGACGCCATTCTGTGGGATTATCACGGTATTGGAATTACTTTATGGAAAAGAAGAAGATTTAAAGAAGAAGAGTTTGCTAGAAATGAGTTTGTATTCTAGTAAACGCTTACTGAAATTTATGAATGATATTCAAGAAGTATCACGGCTAGGTCATCTACCATTGGATGAAGAACTCTGTAATATGAAAGAAATGCTAGCAAATATCATATTATTTTTAATGCCTACGACAGAGATGAAAAAATTAGAAATTGAAGCTTCTTGTACGGGCAAAGAAACCATGATTAATCGCTACCGAATTGAGAAAATTTTACTGAATTTAATGGGAAATGCAGTTAAGTTTACAGAGCAGGGGACTATTACTGTTTCCATAAAAATCTCGTCTATGTTGACTATTGTTGTCAGCGATACAGGCATAGGAATTGATAAAAAACATCATGAGAAAATATTTGAAAATTTTTTTAAAGTCGTTGCGTCCTATAAAAAAGACGAGTATGCAGGTATTGGAAAAGGACTTTACTTAGTTAAAAGGTATACTGAAGAATTGCAAGGTAGTATTAGTGTTCAAAGTGCATTAGGCAAGGGTTCTGTTTTTACGGTAATGATTCCTACTAGGAGATGA
- a CDS encoding XRE family transcriptional regulator — translation MDKKINTHNKEKNKIEIPLEIQERARRLRFLRKMTRLSMKEFAQLCNLGLTTINYWEQGYSSITERGAKKVIKALREEGIECSTIWLLSGLGTQPKITDPSKLSKINYPSIETSPQIIREEDSGYLSGRIKEELNLFQSIHPDNLAYLINNESMLPLYCKGDIVAGKKLTGKNMELANGIDCIVETEKNTLEVRRVRIGQATNSFDLYVINPEASLEFPPLRNIKINALAPIIRIWKPSKF, via the coding sequence ATGGATAAGAAAATTAATACACATAACAAAGAAAAAAATAAAATTGAAATCCCTTTAGAAATTCAAGAACGGGCGCGTCGTCTTAGGTTTTTACGTAAAATGACACGTCTTTCAATGAAGGAATTTGCACAACTATGTAACCTAGGATTAACGACCATTAATTATTGGGAACAAGGTTATAGCAGCATTACAGAACGAGGCGCGAAAAAAGTTATTAAAGCCTTGCGCGAAGAAGGTATTGAATGTTCAACGATATGGCTCTTATCGGGTTTAGGCACACAGCCTAAAATTACTGACCCCAGTAAACTTTCTAAAATTAATTACCCTTCGATTGAAACTTCACCGCAAATAATCCGTGAAGAGGATTCTGGCTACCTATCTGGAAGAATCAAAGAAGAACTTAATTTATTTCAAAGCATTCATCCTGATAATCTTGCTTATCTCATTAACAATGAGAGCATGCTGCCTCTTTATTGCAAAGGCGATATAGTCGCCGGGAAAAAATTGACTGGGAAAAATATGGAGCTTGCAAATGGTATAGACTGTATTGTTGAAACCGAAAAAAACACATTGGAAGTAAGACGGGTTAGAATTGGTCAAGCGACGAATAGTTTTGATCTCTATGTTATTAATCCTGAAGCTTCTTTAGAATTTCCGCCCTTAAGAAATATCAAAATCAATGCCCTAGCACCGATCATTCGGATTTGGAAGCCCAGCAAGTTTTAA